A genomic region of Lates calcarifer isolate ASB-BC8 linkage group LG9, TLL_Latcal_v3, whole genome shotgun sequence contains the following coding sequences:
- the thap1 gene encoding THAP domain-containing protein 1, translated as MVQTCSAYGCKNRYHKDKDISFHKFPLARPDVCGKWVAAMRRNNFKPTKYSNICSQHFTKDCFKRECNNRVLKENAVPSLFTFSLSIKSESLEHPFPSEIHFPLSLPLTSDPVVEVEEEPEPGRGLPDARSDTVAVSCDHNYTAEDSAWQKKRIEQLEEQLERLRKKLKTTQQRCRRQERQLKRLKAACEVPRAGREQPAAFGEGYVILPKQIYHTLKGIE; from the exons ATGGTTCAGACGTGCTCAGCGTATGGATGTAAGAACCGCtaccacaaagacaaagacatctCCTTCCACAA GTTTCCTCTAGCACGCCCAGATGTTTGTGGTAAATGGGTGGCAGCAATGAGAAGGAACAACTTCAAGCCGACAAAGTACAGCAACATCTGCTCGCAGCACTTCACCAAAGACTGTTTTAAGAGGGAGTGCAACAACCGAGTGCTGAAGGAGAACGCCGTGCCGTCACTTTTCACCTTCAGCCTCAGCATCAAG TCGGAGTCCCTGGAGCATCCCTTCCCCTCAGAGATCCACTTCccactctctctgcctctgacctctgatccAGTGgtggaggtagaggaggagcCAGAGCCTGGGAGGGGCCTGCCTGACGCCCGCAGTGACACGGTGGCAGTCTCCTGTGACCACAACTATACAGCGGAGGACTCTGCATGGCAGAAGAAGCGAAtagagcagctggaggagcagctggagcGTCTGAGGAAGAAGCTGAAGACGACGCAGCAGAGGTGTCGGCGGCAGGAGAGGCAGCTCAAGAGGCTGAAGGCTGCCTGTGAGGTGCCCAGGGCCGGTCGTGAGCAACCTGCAGCATTCGGCGAGGGATATGTGATTTTACCCAAACAAATCTACCACACACTCAAAGGTATcgagtga
- the LOC127142755 gene encoding mitotic apparatus protein p62, with the protein MVQPRKRSRLQRQDESDSDHAEEKRKEEAEKAKRRQRHNKLLALSRRMKARVPSRRRSRLKQGAGEGDEEESKEGEDEAGGNEDGDRGENSSKKEAPGGDDGGSREEEDKEEQEEEEEEKK; encoded by the exons ATGGTGCAGCCCAGGAAGCGGAGCAGGTTGCAGCGGCAGGACGAATCGGACTCGGACCATGCGGAGGAGAAGCGGAAAGAGGAGGCTGAGAAGGcgaagaggaggcagagacacaaCAAGCTGCTGGCGCTGTCCCGGAGGATGAAGGCCCGGGTCCCGAGCCGGAGGAGGAGCCGCTTGAAGCAG GGCGCCGGTGAGGGCGATGAGGAAGAGTCCAAAGAAGGGGAGGATGAGGCTGGTGGTAATGAAGATGGGGAtagaggagaaaacagcagcaagAAAGAGGCTCCAGGAGGTGatgatggaggcagcagagaggaggaggacaaagaggagcaggaggaggaggaggaggagaagaaatag